The Lactobacillus sp. CBA3605 genome contains a region encoding:
- a CDS encoding GNAT family N-acetyltransferase — MMTFQAIKFDELTPRQLNAIYQLRVAIFVVEQACPYQDVDDLDLTAVHLLGTTPAGLQAYARLMVEPQQQARIGRVVVRATARGAGQGQALLRQAIATIQQLWPQTQQINIQAQHYLDRFYRSFGFVPVSEVYLEDGIPHQDMILKVGTGTDASQTV, encoded by the coding sequence ATGATGACTTTTCAAGCGATTAAGTTTGATGAGCTAACGCCACGCCAGTTGAATGCCATTTATCAATTACGGGTGGCAATTTTCGTGGTTGAACAGGCTTGTCCGTATCAAGATGTGGATGATTTAGATTTAACGGCGGTACATTTGTTAGGCACTACTCCGGCTGGATTACAGGCTTATGCGCGGTTAATGGTTGAGCCGCAGCAGCAAGCGCGCATTGGGCGCGTTGTCGTGCGAGCGACTGCGCGTGGCGCTGGTCAAGGCCAAGCGTTATTACGGCAAGCCATTGCGACGATTCAGCAGTTGTGGCCCCAAACGCAACAGATTAATATTCAAGCGCAACATTATTTGGATCGCTTTTATCGGTCATTTGGGTTTGTTCCCGTCTCAGAAGTTTATTTAGAGGACGGCATTCCGCACCAAGATATGATTTTGAAGGTCGGTACTGGAACTGATGCTAGTCAAACGGTGTAA
- a CDS encoding TetR/AcrR family transcriptional regulator — MQVNNFEVLFERTLQASNLSEKQQAVLRASLTLFAEQGFDKTSTGEIAKQAGVSEGTVFKQFKTKKGILEALMKPFVAEIIPLAITEFVTEIDSNQFNDFRQFVTYVSRDRMDFALANQKQVKIFIQEMSRDPKIIQTMAARLQQLLTGDLGQLFNKFQESGQLVDWPLPRIGRYIASTIASYIAPQLLGVSTDFDTEQASQEAAEFLVRGLTPVKG, encoded by the coding sequence ATGCAAGTTAATAACTTTGAAGTGTTATTCGAACGGACGTTGCAAGCATCAAACCTATCTGAAAAACAACAAGCTGTTCTGCGGGCCAGCCTAACCTTGTTTGCCGAACAAGGCTTTGATAAGACCAGTACCGGTGAAATTGCTAAACAGGCGGGGGTTTCGGAAGGGACCGTTTTTAAACAATTTAAAACCAAAAAAGGCATTCTAGAAGCCTTAATGAAACCTTTTGTCGCTGAAATTATTCCGCTGGCGATTACAGAGTTTGTAACCGAAATTGATAGTAATCAATTTAATGATTTTCGACAATTTGTAACGTATGTGAGTCGTGATCGAATGGATTTTGCTTTGGCTAATCAAAAACAAGTTAAGATTTTTATTCAAGAAATGAGTCGTGATCCGAAAATCATTCAAACCATGGCAGCCAGATTACAACAATTATTGACTGGTGATCTTGGACAATTATTTAATAAGTTTCAGGAAAGTGGGCAACTTGTTGACTGGCCGTTGCCACGAATTGGTCGCTATATTGCCAGTACGATCGCAAGTTATATTGCACCACAGTTGCTAGGAGTGTCAACTGATTTTGATACTGAACAGGCCAGTCAAGAGGCGGCTGAATTTTTAGTTCGGGGGTTAACGCCAGTTAAAGGCTAA
- a CDS encoding ABC transporter ATP-binding protein, which yields MTKEIIKVSELQQGYGKTVIIKDINLSLKNGDILGLIGPSGAGKTTLVKTIMGMLKPKQGRVTLLDTLMPNRKMLAKIGYMAQSDALYADLSARENLIFFGEMQGMRPAELKKRILYAAKIVNLIPQLDRRVKDYSGGMKRRLSLAIALLADPPILILDEPTVGIDPELRQQIWRELHRIANAGKTILLTTHVMEDAEQSTQLMMIRGGEAIAQGTPADLIKQYQVSTVEEVFLQAGRDQDAHSSND from the coding sequence ATGACTAAAGAAATTATTAAAGTGAGTGAGTTACAACAAGGCTATGGTAAGACCGTGATTATTAAAGACATCAATCTATCTTTGAAAAATGGCGATATTTTAGGTTTAATTGGGCCTAGTGGTGCCGGTAAGACTACCCTGGTTAAGACCATTATGGGCATGTTAAAGCCGAAGCAAGGTAGGGTTACTTTATTGGACACACTAATGCCCAACCGAAAAATGTTAGCAAAAATCGGTTATATGGCTCAAAGTGATGCGTTATATGCGGATTTATCAGCACGTGAAAATTTAATTTTTTTTGGTGAAATGCAGGGCATGCGACCAGCTGAACTCAAAAAACGGATTCTTTATGCCGCTAAAATTGTGAATTTAATCCCACAATTAGATCGCCGAGTTAAGGATTATTCGGGTGGTATGAAGCGCCGATTGTCACTTGCAATTGCTTTGCTGGCGGATCCACCAATTCTAATTCTGGATGAACCGACCGTGGGAATTGATCCCGAGCTTCGGCAACAAATTTGGCGGGAATTACATCGGATTGCGAATGCAGGCAAGACAATCTTGTTAACGACTCATGTGATGGAAGATGCTGAACAGTCCACGCAATTAATGATGATTCGCGGCGGTGAAGCAATTGCACAAGGTACGCCAGCTGACTTAATCAAACAGTATCAAGTGTCGACAGTCGAGGAAGTATTCTTACAAGCGGGGAGAGATCAAGATGCGCACAGCAGCAATGATTAA
- a CDS encoding type II toxin-antitoxin system RelB/DinJ family antitoxin — MSRKVTIELDQFTVHELEDIFKVQGLTPEQAFQLFVAATISTGRLPFRIEKPTERLKAALASTDYAEYNNAKEGLKALLG; from the coding sequence ATGAGTAGAAAGGTTACGATTGAGTTAGATCAATTTACTGTACACGAACTTGAAGATATTTTTAAAGTGCAAGGCTTAACGCCGGAACAAGCTTTTCAGCTTTTTGTAGCAGCAACCATTTCAACTGGACGACTACCATTCCGAATTGAAAAACCAACGGAACGTCTTAAAGCGGCTTTAGCCAGCACAGACTATGCTGAATATAACAATGCTAAAGAAGGTTTAAAAGCGCTCTTGGGATAA
- the argS gene encoding arginine--tRNA ligase, which yields MDYKQQVAAALAPALPALSVAEITEKIEQPKTSKQGDLAFPTFTLAKTMHQAPQLIATALVEKLDQSNFEKVVAMGPYVNFFFKKTAFSADILGQILTAGADFGAASIGNQGQVPIDMSSPNIAKPISMGHLRSTVIGNSLANILSKIDYKPVKINHLGDWGTQFGKLITAYKMWGSEAEVKADPINNLLKYYVRFHKEDVDHPEMDDEAREWFKKLENGDAEATHLWEWFRSESLKAFKQIYQRLDIEFDSFKGEAFYNDKMAEIVDILEAKDLLHESQGAEVVDLSKYDLNPALIKKSDGATLYITRDLAAAVYRKRTYDFVQSLYVVGNEQTNHFKQLKAVLKEMGFDWADQIHHIPFGLITQGGKKLSTRSGRVILLDKVLDDAVALAHQQIEAKNPDLANKDAVADAVGIGAVIFHDLKNERMNSFDFNLEEVVRFEGETGPYVQYAHARAESILRKAGSPAIDATNQQLADPAAWDTLKLLSEFPATVVRASDDYEPSVIAKYAIHLAKAFNKYYGNTKILVEDAELPARLALVKSVSIVLKEALRLLGVKAPDEM from the coding sequence ATGGATTACAAACAACAAGTTGCGGCGGCTTTAGCACCCGCATTACCAGCATTATCAGTGGCTGAAATTACTGAAAAGATTGAACAACCGAAAACATCAAAACAAGGTGACTTAGCTTTTCCAACGTTTACTTTAGCTAAAACTATGCATCAAGCGCCACAATTGATTGCGACCGCTTTGGTTGAAAAGTTGGATCAAAGTAACTTTGAAAAAGTGGTTGCCATGGGCCCATATGTCAACTTCTTCTTTAAGAAGACGGCCTTTTCAGCTGATATTTTAGGTCAAATTTTAACGGCTGGCGCTGATTTTGGGGCGGCAAGTATTGGGAATCAAGGCCAAGTGCCGATTGATATGTCATCACCCAACATTGCCAAGCCGATTTCAATGGGCCATTTACGGTCAACGGTCATTGGGAATTCATTGGCCAATATTTTAAGTAAAATTGATTATAAGCCTGTTAAAATTAATCACTTAGGTGACTGGGGGACCCAATTCGGGAAGCTAATCACGGCCTATAAAATGTGGGGGAGTGAAGCTGAAGTTAAGGCCGATCCCATTAATAATTTATTGAAATATTATGTGCGTTTTCATAAAGAAGATGTCGACCATCCTGAGATGGATGATGAAGCGCGTGAGTGGTTTAAAAAGCTTGAAAATGGAGATGCCGAAGCGACTCATTTATGGGAATGGTTCCGGTCTGAATCGTTAAAAGCCTTCAAACAAATTTACCAACGCTTGGATATTGAGTTCGATTCGTTCAAGGGTGAAGCATTCTACAATGATAAAATGGCGGAAATTGTCGATATTTTGGAAGCTAAAGATTTATTGCATGAAAGCCAAGGCGCTGAAGTGGTTGATTTGAGCAAATACGACTTGAATCCAGCCTTGATTAAAAAATCTGATGGCGCCACCTTGTATATTACTCGGGACTTGGCTGCGGCCGTTTATCGGAAGCGGACTTATGATTTTGTCCAATCACTTTACGTGGTCGGTAATGAACAAACCAACCATTTTAAGCAGTTGAAGGCTGTGCTAAAAGAAATGGGCTTTGATTGGGCTGATCAAATCCACCACATCCCATTTGGTTTAATTACCCAAGGCGGTAAGAAATTATCGACGCGGAGTGGTCGGGTCATTTTGTTAGATAAGGTGCTAGATGATGCCGTTGCGTTAGCGCATCAACAAATTGAAGCGAAAAATCCAGATTTGGCTAATAAGGATGCGGTTGCGGATGCAGTCGGGATTGGTGCCGTTATTTTCCATGATTTGAAGAACGAACGGATGAATAGTTTTGACTTTAATTTAGAAGAAGTGGTACGTTTTGAAGGTGAAACGGGTCCTTATGTCCAATATGCACATGCGCGGGCTGAAAGTATCTTGCGTAAGGCCGGTAGTCCAGCGATTGACGCCACTAATCAACAGTTAGCGGATCCAGCCGCTTGGGATACCTTAAAGTTATTGAGCGAGTTCCCAGCGACCGTTGTGCGGGCCAGTGATGACTACGAACCATCTGTCATTGCCAAGTATGCGATTCATTTGGCTAAAGCATTCAATAAGTACTATGGTAATACTAAAATTTTAGTGGAAGATGCTGAATTACCAGCACGCTTAGCCTTGGTTAAGAGTGTTAGCATCGTCTTGAAAGAAGCGTTACGGTTATTAGGTGTTAAAGCACCTGACGAAATGTAA
- a CDS encoding SLC13 family permease, producing the protein MTLEIAIVLITLLVAFVLMALEITTPNAVILCALSFLMFVGILSPTDALSGFSNDGLATIALMYIVAYAIAKSDVITNLFNRILGNGKNERLSLLKLLVSVGVISPFMNNTPIVSTVTPMVQRWCREKGLAVSKFLIPLSYITILSGLTTVLGTSTNLVAQGLLSKYNLKQFGIFDLAVVGIPITVVGLVYLVTIGYKLLPTYRGNSIDEVVKTPNEYLIEMSIGTDFNYLNRTVAAAKLRHLTNVYLAAINREGQAIVPVTDDTILRLGDRLYFTGPVNCINDLLQIKGLIPSTEKINMADITNERARLVEISIPDNSSLINQSVKSANFRNVYGSVIVAIHRNAVKLHEQIGGITLKAGDNLVAITTNEPEQLEAMRDVQVFNVEKTKNKQKKNSYKDILPILLLVMTIVLSTMNVVELFVGLAVSCVILFLTKCVSVQDVVKAVDMNVLFLVASSYGLGLAMSNVGADKYIAKLLVNVAGTSTPILFMFLLYFVTNFLTAILSNAAAISLMFPIVISAAKIVDLPVMMLVMLITIAATADFSTPIGYQTNLIVYGPGHYKFTDYFKVGIPLNLICMVICVFVTYYLYLV; encoded by the coding sequence ATGACCCTAGAAATTGCCATTGTTTTAATAACTTTATTAGTTGCCTTCGTATTGATGGCACTAGAAATTACGACGCCCAACGCAGTGATTTTGTGTGCCTTAAGTTTCCTGATGTTCGTTGGGATTCTTTCGCCAACGGATGCCCTGTCAGGATTCTCTAATGATGGCTTAGCGACGATTGCGCTAATGTATATTGTGGCCTATGCAATTGCAAAAAGTGATGTCATCACGAACCTATTTAATCGAATCTTAGGAAATGGCAAAAATGAACGGCTATCATTATTAAAGTTACTAGTGAGTGTCGGAGTCATTTCACCATTTATGAATAATACGCCGATTGTTTCAACGGTGACCCCCATGGTTCAACGCTGGTGCCGAGAAAAAGGGCTCGCGGTTTCGAAATTTTTAATTCCATTATCGTATATTACGATTTTAAGTGGGTTAACGACGGTTTTGGGAACGTCGACTAACTTGGTGGCGCAAGGGTTATTATCTAAGTATAATTTGAAGCAATTTGGTATTTTTGATTTAGCTGTCGTCGGGATTCCAATTACCGTGGTGGGTCTAGTCTACCTGGTGACGATTGGTTATAAATTATTGCCGACTTATCGAGGCAATTCAATCGATGAAGTGGTCAAAACGCCCAATGAATATCTGATTGAAATGTCGATTGGGACGGATTTTAATTACTTGAATCGGACGGTCGCAGCGGCCAAATTGCGCCATTTAACCAATGTTTATCTAGCGGCGATTAATCGCGAAGGTCAAGCCATTGTCCCCGTTACAGATGATACGATTTTGCGTCTAGGGGACCGGCTTTATTTTACAGGTCCTGTGAATTGCATTAATGATCTATTACAGATTAAAGGATTGATTCCCAGTACTGAAAAAATTAATATGGCGGATATTACGAATGAACGGGCACGATTAGTTGAAATTTCAATCCCGGATAATTCGAGTTTGATCAACCAGAGTGTGAAATCGGCCAACTTTCGGAATGTCTATGGGAGTGTCATCGTTGCCATTCATCGTAATGCTGTGAAGTTACATGAGCAAATTGGCGGGATTACATTAAAAGCAGGCGATAATCTGGTTGCAATTACCACAAACGAACCGGAACAATTAGAAGCGATGCGAGATGTACAGGTATTCAATGTTGAAAAAACTAAAAACAAACAAAAGAAAAATAGTTACAAAGATATTTTACCAATTTTATTATTAGTCATGACCATTGTTTTATCGACCATGAACGTTGTTGAACTATTTGTTGGTTTGGCAGTGAGCTGCGTGATTTTATTCTTAACGAAATGTGTCTCGGTTCAGGATGTGGTCAAGGCGGTCGATATGAATGTCTTATTTCTCGTTGCCAGTAGCTATGGCTTAGGGTTAGCGATGTCCAATGTGGGCGCAGATAAATATATTGCGAAGCTGTTAGTTAACGTGGCAGGGACATCAACGCCGATTTTGTTTATGTTCTTGCTGTACTTTGTGACGAACTTTTTAACGGCGATTTTGTCAAATGCAGCTGCAATTTCATTAATGTTTCCCATTGTAATTTCGGCCGCAAAAATTGTGGATTTACCTGTGATGATGCTCGTCATGCTAATTACGATTGCGGCGACGGCTGACTTTTCAACACCAATCGGCTACCAGACCAATTTGATTGTGTATGGTCCCGGTCATTATAAATTTACTGATTACTTCAAAGTTGGGATTCCATTGAATCTCATTTGTATGGTGATTTGCGTTTTTGTGACGTATTATCTCTATCTCGTCTAG
- a CDS encoding ATP-binding cassette domain-containing protein, with the protein MSYLELHGIHKAYYIGKQAYPVLNGIDLKFNLGEFVTILGESGGGKSTLMNIIGGLDRDFDGELRLQGQLLDHRHDRQLDQYRRATVGYIYQAYNLISHLTVLDNVMLSLDMTQLKHAERLARAQDLLTQVGLQDQLKKYPQQLSGGQKQRVAIARALASDPQLIIADEPTGALDAQNTQEVLAILQKIAASGRLVICVTHSTTVAQAGTRMVQLTGGKIVADTALKTALAPVNPQPRLTARNLPWRVSLATAFKHFRHTLSWNALIVLGTAIGLFAVLLFAGLGNGLKGYINHQINSLVDPQSITVMRYVNSAKDQEEQFAAQADPQAAGSIATHMPTFSAAQLQQLRDLSQVVKLEPGIAASNAMIKIAGTSYSAPQLTTWTSADQTANLKAGRVAGNNQIVVDKSTIAQKWSAKNWRQLIGKSVTVSYQATNAQGRPVTVQRQLTVAGIADSTAGAGLNAVNYATMQAMRAQVNVNQQPTFVTVRITRRQQNETVVNAINRLKVNGKPQFAATSIAAALDTVNTYVTLATTILAAIAGISLLVSILMIVVTMFMSVSARMKEIGILRALGESRRDIRRLFTGEALMIGGFSAMLATGLAYGVGAGLNHILYRIAGYQFIQIHPIDVGLVVVIALVIAWLAAILPARRAANLNPITALAAE; encoded by the coding sequence ATGAGTTACTTAGAATTACATGGGATTCATAAAGCTTATTATATTGGTAAGCAAGCTTATCCCGTCTTGAATGGGATTGATTTAAAATTTAACTTGGGTGAATTTGTGACCATCTTAGGTGAATCTGGTGGGGGTAAATCAACCTTAATGAACATTATTGGCGGCTTGGATCGTGATTTTGACGGCGAACTGCGGTTACAAGGTCAACTTTTAGACCATCGTCATGATCGCCAGTTAGATCAATATCGGCGCGCCACGGTGGGCTATATTTATCAGGCTTATAACTTAATCAGTCACCTAACCGTGTTAGACAATGTGATGTTGTCGCTGGATATGACCCAGTTAAAACATGCGGAACGGTTAGCGCGTGCGCAGGACTTGCTGACTCAGGTGGGGTTACAAGATCAGTTAAAGAAATACCCGCAACAACTGTCAGGTGGGCAAAAGCAACGGGTCGCGATTGCCCGGGCTTTGGCAAGTGATCCACAACTTATTATTGCAGATGAACCGACGGGGGCTTTAGATGCGCAAAATACGCAAGAAGTGTTGGCAATCTTACAAAAGATTGCAGCGAGTGGGCGCTTAGTGATTTGTGTCACCCATTCGACGACTGTTGCTCAGGCTGGGACCCGGATGGTTCAGTTGACAGGCGGCAAAATTGTCGCAGATACGGCGTTGAAAACAGCATTGGCGCCCGTTAACCCCCAGCCACGATTAACGGCTCGAAATTTACCATGGCGCGTCTCATTGGCGACGGCATTTAAACATTTTCGTCATACGTTAAGTTGGAACGCATTAATTGTTTTAGGAACGGCGATTGGGTTGTTTGCAGTCTTGTTATTTGCCGGTTTAGGAAATGGTCTTAAAGGTTACATCAATCATCAAATTAATTCATTAGTTGATCCCCAATCCATTACAGTCATGCGGTATGTTAATAGTGCTAAGGACCAAGAAGAACAGTTCGCTGCCCAAGCCGATCCACAAGCGGCTGGGAGTATTGCAACGCATATGCCGACATTTTCAGCGGCTCAATTACAACAGTTGCGGGATTTGTCGCAGGTGGTGAAACTAGAGCCGGGGATTGCGGCAAGTAATGCCATGATTAAGATTGCGGGCACTAGTTATTCGGCACCGCAATTAACGACGTGGACCAGTGCTGATCAAACGGCAAATTTAAAAGCTGGTCGAGTGGCCGGAAATAATCAGATTGTCGTTGATAAGAGTACAATTGCACAAAAATGGTCGGCTAAAAATTGGCGGCAGTTAATTGGCAAATCGGTGACGGTTAGTTATCAAGCGACTAATGCGCAAGGTCGTCCCGTCACGGTGCAACGTCAATTAACAGTAGCCGGAATTGCAGATAGTACGGCTGGTGCCGGTTTAAATGCCGTTAATTATGCGACGATGCAAGCAATGCGTGCGCAAGTTAATGTTAATCAGCAACCGACTTTTGTAACCGTCAGAATTACGCGACGGCAACAAAATGAAACTGTTGTGAACGCTATTAATCGGTTAAAGGTGAATGGTAAGCCCCAATTTGCCGCAACCAGTATTGCCGCAGCTCTGGATACGGTTAATACCTATGTGACGTTAGCAACGACCATCTTAGCGGCCATTGCGGGCATTTCATTATTGGTTTCGATTTTGATGATTGTTGTAACAATGTTTATGTCTGTCAGTGCGCGTATGAAAGAAATTGGAATTTTGCGGGCATTAGGTGAAAGTCGCCGGGATATTCGGCGGTTGTTCACGGGCGAAGCGTTAATGATTGGCGGGTTTAGTGCTATGTTAGCCACAGGACTTGCGTATGGTGTTGGTGCCGGTCTCAACCATATCTTATATCGGATTGCTGGTTATCAGTTCATTCAGATTCACCCGATTGATGTAGGGCTAGTTGTCGTAATTGCGTTAGTGATTGCCTGGTTAGCGGCCATCTTGCCAGCACGGCGAGCAGCTAATTTGAATCCGATTACCGCATTAGCAGCAGAATAG
- a CDS encoding MATE family efflux transporter, translating to MNDLTKGNPLKLIFWFTIPLLIGNIFQQFYSLSDTLIVGQTLGVKALAAVGSTGSVQFLIIGFAQGLTAGLSILTAQHYGAKDFKAVRRSFAISIVVSLVVGIILTIVSLIFVDHILVLMQTPTDIINDARTFLQIMLGGMLAPIAFNLLSNIIRALGDSRTPLWFLMISSVINIGLELLFILEFHWGIAGAGWATILAQLIASLMCVVYIIMRVPILHIGRRHFNLRLPELKGHLRVGLPMAFQMSIIAIGTIVLQAALNSLGTNSVAATTAAQKIDQLATQPLMSFGVTMATFAAQNFGAHQYERIIKGVRQTMWLSGSFSVAAGLIEILWGKQLVGLFVGHQDMAVLNLSQTYFNIIGSTYILLSMLFIMRNTLQGLGRSAIPTLAGAAELFMRVFAALILVRFFAYPGACASEPLAWLGSVAVLLPAYLQAVRELHQRARDEKTRATPTTPTVEVVSKN from the coding sequence ATGAACGATTTAACGAAGGGGAACCCGTTAAAACTAATCTTTTGGTTTACGATTCCATTATTAATCGGTAACATTTTTCAGCAATTTTATAGTTTATCAGATACGTTGATTGTTGGTCAGACTTTGGGTGTTAAAGCCTTAGCGGCCGTTGGATCAACTGGGAGTGTTCAATTCTTAATAATTGGGTTTGCCCAAGGCTTAACCGCCGGCTTATCAATCTTAACGGCTCAACACTATGGTGCCAAAGATTTTAAAGCTGTCCGGCGTAGTTTTGCCATTAGTATCGTGGTTAGTTTGGTCGTGGGGATTATCTTAACAATTGTGTCCTTAATTTTTGTTGACCATATCTTAGTCTTAATGCAGACACCGACCGATATTATTAACGATGCGCGAACCTTCTTACAAATCATGTTAGGCGGCATGTTGGCACCAATTGCCTTCAACTTACTGTCTAATATCATTCGTGCGCTCGGTGATAGTCGGACACCGTTATGGTTTTTAATGATTAGTTCAGTGATTAATATTGGTCTGGAATTGCTTTTTATTTTAGAGTTTCATTGGGGCATTGCTGGGGCCGGGTGGGCGACGATTCTCGCGCAATTAATTGCGAGCTTGATGTGTGTGGTTTATATCATCATGCGAGTGCCAATATTACACATTGGTCGCCGGCACTTTAACTTGCGGCTGCCTGAACTTAAAGGGCATCTTCGAGTGGGATTACCAATGGCATTTCAGATGTCAATTATTGCGATTGGGACAATTGTCTTACAAGCAGCGTTAAATAGCTTGGGGACTAACTCGGTGGCGGCCACTACTGCGGCCCAAAAGATTGACCAATTAGCGACGCAACCCTTAATGTCGTTTGGGGTGACGATGGCCACCTTTGCGGCGCAAAATTTTGGCGCCCATCAGTATGAACGCATTATCAAAGGGGTAAGACAAACCATGTGGTTATCCGGCAGCTTTAGTGTAGCGGCAGGATTAATCGAAATTTTATGGGGCAAGCAATTGGTCGGGCTCTTCGTTGGGCACCAAGATATGGCGGTCCTAAACTTATCACAAACTTATTTTAATATCATTGGGAGTACTTATATTTTACTGTCAATGTTATTCATTATGCGGAATACACTCCAAGGTTTAGGCCGCAGTGCTATTCCAACTTTGGCGGGTGCGGCTGAATTATTTATGCGAGTCTTTGCAGCGTTAATTTTAGTCCGTTTCTTTGCCTATCCCGGTGCCTGTGCGTCAGAACCGTTAGCTTGGCTAGGGTCCGTCGCAGTCTTGTTACCAGCTTATTTACAAGCCGTCCGTGAGCTGCATCAACGGGCGCGAGACGAAAAAACGCGCGCTACCCCGACGACGCCAACAGTTGAAGTTGTGTCCAAAAACTAA
- a CDS encoding ABC transporter permease has protein sequence MRTAAMIKRVFREMLRDKRTIALMFIAPLFILSLVYFLFQGNATTTASLATRNVDSTLVSAVKGKHIKIHQVTTKKSAKALIRTHNYDAMMTQTGDKLTITLANDDQTKAALVKQSLQAAQIKLKTKVAATTIKTQAVAIKRLQRTLATATKAAGVSTLATKTSRTTKKIKGTTSYHPTYHYLYGSKNSTFFDTLLPIMMGFVVFFFVFLISGIALLRERTTGTLYRLLATPVKRGEILAGYLIGYGTFALIQTLLVVLFTMGVFKIQILGSIWTVLLINVMLALVALTLGLLVSSFAASEFQMVQFIPIVAIPQIFFAGIIPISSLPDWLQPVTYIMPLYYGASSMSAVVIKGAKLMDVLPNIGILVVFSAVFLGLNLLVMRRYR, from the coding sequence ATGCGCACAGCAGCAATGATTAAACGAGTTTTCCGTGAAATGTTACGGGACAAACGAACAATTGCATTAATGTTTATTGCACCATTATTTATTTTGTCATTAGTTTACTTCTTATTTCAAGGTAATGCGACAACGACGGCATCGCTAGCAACTCGGAATGTCGATAGCACCTTAGTTTCGGCTGTTAAAGGGAAGCATATTAAGATTCATCAGGTGACGACTAAAAAGTCCGCAAAGGCGCTCATTCGCACTCATAATTATGATGCAATGATGACTCAAACGGGTGATAAGTTAACGATTACGTTGGCTAATGATGACCAAACTAAAGCGGCCTTGGTTAAACAAAGTTTACAAGCTGCACAAATTAAATTAAAAACTAAAGTGGCGGCAACGACGATTAAAACGCAAGCCGTTGCGATAAAAAGATTACAACGTACTTTAGCCACGGCAACTAAAGCTGCAGGAGTCAGCACACTAGCCACGAAGACCAGTCGTACGACGAAAAAAATTAAAGGGACGACGTCGTATCATCCGACCTATCATTATCTTTATGGAAGTAAGAATTCGACTTTCTTTGATACGCTCTTGCCGATTATGATGGGGTTTGTTGTCTTCTTCTTTGTTTTCCTAATTTCTGGGATTGCGCTATTACGCGAACGGACGACGGGGACTTTGTATCGGTTATTAGCAACCCCCGTTAAACGTGGTGAAATTTTAGCTGGGTATTTAATTGGTTATGGCACCTTTGCATTAATACAAACGTTACTAGTTGTCCTCTTTACGATGGGGGTCTTTAAAATCCAGATTTTAGGGAGCATTTGGACCGTCTTGTTGATTAATGTCATGTTAGCGTTAGTGGCGTTGACTTTAGGGCTCTTGGTGTCTAGTTTTGCGGCTAGTGAGTTCCAAATGGTTCAATTTATTCCAATTGTTGCGATTCCGCAGATTTTCTTTGCTGGCATTATTCCCATTAGTTCCTTACCCGATTGGTTACAACCGGTTACCTATATTATGCCGTTGTATTATGGGGCTTCTAGTATGAGCGCAGTCGTGATTAAGGGTGCTAAGTTAATGGATGTGTTACCAAATATTGGTATTTTGGTAGTGTTTAGTGCGGTGTTCTTAGGTCTGAATTTATTAGTAATGCGACGTTACCGGTAA
- a CDS encoding DUF2187 domain-containing protein, with translation MAVELKIGDYVQGKKFASLEHDFSGEIEKVYENSVLILIKEFDKSDAPIVNEYNHRAVVRKADIKMIKAAPAPVEVPDSEA, from the coding sequence ATGGCTGTGGAATTAAAAATTGGCGATTACGTCCAAGGTAAAAAGTTTGCTTCACTTGAACATGATTTTAGTGGTGAAATTGAAAAGGTCTACGAAAATTCAGTTTTAATTTTAATCAAAGAGTTCGACAAATCAGATGCACCAATTGTTAATGAATATAATCATCGGGCAGTTGTACGTAAGGCGGATATCAAGATGATTAAGGCCGCACCGGCTCCCGTTGAGGTTCCTGACTCAGAAGCTTAA